In the genome of Abyssalbus ytuae, the window AACTTACTTGATTTATTGGAGGTGAATACAATGGGTTCGTTTACATTCCCTTCAGCAAATATTTGTGCACCACGTTCTATAACCAAAGCACTTGCTACTAAATCTCCTGCAGAGTCTCCCGTCCTGGCACCTTCCACATGTACGCCGGACTCTATAGTGATTGAAAAACCGGATTGAATTCTGAAATAATTATGCAGTATATAAGTATTGCCTGCGGTGAGTGTTATATCTCTGTTTACAAAAACATTTCCTTCGGCATCTACCGTATCAGGCCCGCCGGGTAATCCTAAATCTATAATAGCCATTATTGAAACATCGGATTTTTCAGATACTTTTTCTTTTCCCGAAAGAGCATTTGAAGAATTTTCTGCACTGGCTATTTCATCTTTCTGGCATGCTGTAAATATAAATGCAAACAGAGCCATACATATTGCTGAAATTTTTAATAAATTTTTCATTTTAATAAGGTTTAAATGTTTTAATCGGATAATAATTTCATGCTTCTTTACAGGATAAGCCGTCCTTTCTGTAACTTTTGTTTAAAAGTGCCAGAACTATTAAAAATACTCGCTCTAAAATGTTGTTTTGTCATAGGCTGTTGGGTGTTTAAAGGTTAATTTTTGTTTAAAAATCCAGATAAAATCCAAAGGAAAAATAGCTTCCGGTTTTATATTCGACTTCGGTATAATCGCCTCTATAGTTAGTTTCTATATCTTGTTGCTTTGCATTTTCCAGTCCGGGATCATACTTTTCATTTTCATTCTCATCCCTGAAAAATCGGTAAGGTGCATTAAGAAGGTCTTGTACCCCTCCTTTTATTTGCAGATAATCGGTAAGTCTTTGTGAAAAAGTAAGATCGATTACATGTCTGGGACGCTCATACAAACCTCCTAAATAAACGTTTTTTGCAATCAGAAGCCTGTTTCCTGTTACATTGTAAACTACACTGAATTTGGTATTATCATTGGCTTTACCGTAATATAAGCCGGCATTGATAATATAGGGAGAGGTACCTCTGAGTGGCCGTTTTTCACTGTCAATAGATGCTTTGGCCTGGCTTTTTACCCAGGCTCCGTTAAGTATTACTGAAAAATTTTGCAGGTAGGGACCGATAAAATGTAAATCTTTACGTACTTCGGCTTCTACTCCATAGGCATCAGCCTCTTTAGTATTATAAAAGGTAACAATAGGAAATTCAAGACCGGCTCCACTGTTATCATAAGGTTCTATAGCTTTTTTTAACTTTTTATAAAAGCCTCCTATGGCTATAAATTCGGAAGGGGAGGGGTAGTGTTCCAACCGCAGGTCATAATTATCAATTTCAGAATTTAACAATAAGGGGTTTCCTTTAAAAACCTGCCCTGCTTCAAAATCCAGGAAAAAGTAAGTTGATTGCTCCCTGAATTCCGGGCGATCTATCGTTCTGCCATAAGCAGCCTTAAGAGTTGTTTTAGGTGAAAAATTATAACTTATCGTAGCAGAAGGAAGGATGAAATCCTGAATTTTATTGGGCGTTTTCTCATAAACATTTACATCTACTGTAACAGAATCGATTGTTTTTCCTTCTGCATCCCTTAAAATCCGTTTGTTCCATTCATATCTTACCCCTGCATTTAGTTGAAGTTTATTATTTAATAAGGGTATTTTAACCAATGCATATCCTGCACGTATTTTATCATCAAAAGTATATTCGCCCGGAGTTGCTCCGGCACGTAGAGTTACTCCTGAACCATCCGGCTCAAATTTAGTGTATAAAGTATCTATGACATTTACCCACGGAGCAGGATCATATATATCAAATGAGGTACCTCCCGTTGGTACTATGCGATATCTTCTCGAAAAAAATTCCCTGTCTCGTTCTTCCAGGTATCCCCCAACTTTAAACTGAATATCGGTATCAAAATCTTTCGTATAATTTAACTGGTATATTTCAGCTTCTTCATCGGTATCCATAGAGATACGACTATTAAATTCTTCATTGATAGTGTTAATGGGCCTCCAAAGATTAGGATCATTTATATCGGAACCGAATTCGTACCGCTGTAAATCGGGAATATTATCGTAAGCCCTGTTAAGCCCCACCGACCAGTCCAGGTGATGTGAACCGAAACTATGTGTACCGCTTAGCTGGGCCTGAAAAAGGTCTCTTACGTTATAACGGTATGAAAAAAGTTTTCGTTGCAGGTTTGTTCCATCTACATTTCCCTGCCTGTTTATTAAATTGTCGGTGGCATTTCGGGTAAAAAAGGAATTCATCATTACCTTATGGTCTTTATTAAAAATAAAACTCAGGTTTTCTAAAGCTGTTATCCTTATCGTTTCTTTGTAAATAGAATCTCTGTAACTGGGAATGTTTTCCAGTAATATTATATTACCATCCTGGTCGGCTGAGTATCTTCCGGCATCATAAGCCAGATTTCTTTTTGTGAACTGTTTTTGCTGTTCATAACTTGCAAATGTTAAGTTATTAATACGAATGCTGCCTATTTTCCATGAATCGTAATAATTTAAAAAACCTCTGAAGTCTAAATTGTTAAATTCTTTTTTGGGAGTCCTGACGGCTGGTAATTGTTTGCCTATAATACTTACTTCATCAGGGTAATTGGAAAAATCTGGCAAATCATAATCGGGATCCATTAAAATATCCGGTAATTCGCGATCTTCCACCCCGCCGCCATACCAGTCTTTATCACTTCCTTCATAAGTATAAAATTCAGAAAGGCTGGAATCATCTGTCCGGTATTGGTTTATAAAACCAATTTGAAGGCGCCTGGCGGTTGCAGCATCCTTTGTTTTAACTTTTATCACTCCACCGCCAAAATTACCCGGTAAATCGGCGGAAGGGGATTTATACACCAGTATCTGGTCAATAACACTGGAGGGTAGCAAATTATAGCTAAAAGCCCGTGTGTCCATTTCGGTACTGGGTGTAACCATACCGTTCAGCATTGTTAAGTTGTAGCGGGGCGACATCCCTCTCACTACCACAAAATTGTTTAACATACTTATACCGGGAACCCTGCTAATTACTTCCCGGGCATCAATATCAAAGGTTTGGTTAATCTGTTCGTGTGATATACCGGTAACAATTATAGGACTTTGTTTTATGGTGCTTACCAGGCTTTCTTCGGTAGAATTTTCAACAGGGGTATAGCGTACATTCAAATCGGCAGAGACTGTAACTTCTTCTAATTCGGAGGTATTCATTAATAAAGGAATATCGAGGTTGATGATGTTATTGTCAATTACATTCACCTGTAATTGTTTGGTTTGATACCCTAAATAAGAGATATTCAGTGTATAAGTTCCTTCCGGAAGGTTGTTGATTTGAAAAAGACCTTCGGAGGTGGTAGCTACCCCAATGTTGTTATTTATTACGATTACAGAAGCTCCTTCCAGGGGGATTTCAGGATTATCGGCATCATAAACTCTACCTTTTATACTTCCGTAGTTTTGTTTTCTGGAAAAGGTAGGTTCATAAACAGCTATAGTATTTTTTATAATATCAAAGTTTAAGCGGGTTTTTAGTTTTATATTATTTAATACATTATTTATTGTAGCATTAGTAATATTTATTGAAGGTATGATTGTAGATTTTATTTTATCGGACTGGTAAGCAAATTTGTAAGGAGTTTGATCCTCAATTGATTTAAAGATTTCTTCTATTGGAACAGATTTGAAATTAAGGTTAATATTATTTACAGAATCCGCAGCCTGTGAAAAACTGCAAAAAGTTACAAATAGTAAAAAGAGTTGATGTATTTTCATTGGTTGTTAGAATTTATTTATTTTGCATACATAAAATGGTCAGTGATAGTTGTTAAAAACTATCGTGATTAAATTAAATTTGAATGAAAGAGCTCTCACATCGCCAAATATTTGAGCTCTTTCTTTTTTTATTTTATAAAAATTAAATTTCCTTTTTCAGACTTTTTTTCAATAAAAGTGATATTGTTGGTTACGGATATTATCTCCAATATTTCATGTAAAGTATTATTCGAGTTTATGCTTAAAGTAATATGTTGATTCTCTAATTTTTTAACATTCTTTACAAGAATGGTGGTATCGTACCTGGCTTCCAGTATTTTAAATACCCTGAGTAAAGGTTCGTCATTAAAATCAAATGTTTCCATTTTCCAACAGGCAACCAGGCGTTCATCAAATTTCACTATACGGGGCGAGGAGTCTCCTTTTTCCCATAAAAATTCTTCGCCCGGTAACATTTTCCAGTTCTGGTTGTTTGCTGTTATTTCTACCGCTCCTGTAAAGAGCGAAATGGAGGCATGATTGGTAATTGTATCGGTCTTTATATTAAAGGATGTTCCCAGTACTTTGGTAGTTGTTTTTCCTGCTTTTACAATAAAAGGTTTTTGCTTATTTTTTTCTACCTCAAAAAATGCTTTTCCTTTTAAATGAACCAATCTGTATTTTCCCTTAAATTCTTGTGGATATTTTAAAGAGCTTCCGGGACTGATGGTTACCCTCGATCCGTCAGGAAGAAGAATGTTTTTTGGAAGCCGGCCTGTATTTTTATTATCTAAAAGCTGGGGAGTATTTGTATAACTTCTATGTATAATAAACGAAGTAAAGATGGCCAGGGTAACCACAATCGCAATTTTATAAAATTTCCGGATGGAATTTGTTTTTACTCTTTTTGTTTTAATCCTGTGAGCCAGCTTTTCCCAGGAAGTATTAACTATATCAGCCGGAATCTTCTCTTCATCTGCCAATTCCCACAGTTTTTGGAAATGATCTTCGTCAAAGGGTTGATAGTTTTGATGTTGGTTGCTCATTCTTTGTTTACTCTTTATTGATATAACAAATAAGGAATTATAAGTTACTATTCCCGGAAGTAAACAAATAGTTAATAAATATTTATGAGAAGTTAAAGTCTGCTTTTTATCAGTGTGTTTGCTTGTCGTACTCTTTTTTTAAGAAACTGGTGGCCAGTTGTAAATGGTTTGCTATAGTACTTTTGGATATTTTTAATATAACAGAAATTTCTTCATATGATAAGCCTTTTAGTTTATACAACTCAAATACTTCCCTTCTTTTAGCCGGTAACTCTTTAATTTTAGTATAGATAAATTGTATACGGGTATCTTCAGTTTCTTGTTGAATCAGATTTTCCTCTATATAATTTTCCGAAATGGCCTTATCATGTATTTCTGAATACTTGTTTTCCTGGAGATCCTGATAATATTTTTCTCTTTTTAGATGATTGAGGATAATATTTTTACTTATGGTATATAACTGTTTTTCAAATAAAATATCTTCTTTAAGTTGATCTCTGTTTTCCCAGATTTTCAAAAAAGTTTGTTGTACCAGATCGTCTGTTAATAAATGAGAATTAATGTTGAATTTTTTAGCAAAATAGTAGACCCTGGAATAATATTTTTTATATACTTTTTCAAGTACTTTTATGTCACCATCTTTAAGTTTTTTAATGGTTAGTTGTATAGGATCCACAGTTTTGAATACATTTGGTGTTTACTACCAAAAGAAGAATGTTTTGTACAGAAACGCAAATAATCTGCTTTAAGAAAACGTAAATATTTTCTGAGTTAATTTTTTTATATAGATGATTTCCAGTTAAATAAAAAGCCGGTAAATTTAAACTTACCGGCCTTGTTGATTAAGGAACAGAATATTTTATTCTTTTACAATTTTCAACCTGGAAATTGATTTTCCTTCATTGTTTATTAAGGATAAAATATAAACCCCACTTGCAAACTTTGTCATATCTATTTGCTTTTTAGTATTATTATTTTCAACCGTTATCATCTCATTAAACATAAGTCTTCCGTTGAAGTCATAAATGAAAGCGTTTAGTGTTGAATGGGTTGATTGGAATGATAACTCTGCATAATCCTTTACCGGGTTTGGACTAAAAATCACGTTTTGGTTAAGAGTACCCGGTTCATTAAGAATTGTTTTTGAAGTATACTCGGTTTTAGCCAATGTATTATTACTGTCAATCACTTCAAAACTTATTGATAAGGATACTCCGGGTTCACCTTTACCATACTTTCTTGAGTACGGAGTAGCGGTAATGGTATTTGTTCCAGTACTAAATTCTACAGGATAATATTTAGTCCAACGCCATTTACGGTAATCGCCGTTTAGTGAATATGGTGCATCATTTTCAGTTTTAAAACCTTCAATGTCATTAAAGTCAAAGACCACACTGCTTACCTTTATTGACCCTGTATTGGCTACCACACTAAACTTGTTTGACCTGAACATTGCAATGTCTATAACATCTCCATTATTTAAAATTCCTACTTCTTTATTTGTGTTTGCATCAATTAAGGTGAAACTCACTACTTCAGTAGTATTAGTCCTGAACACTTCAAAAGTTATAGTAAGAGGAGTTCCGGCAATACCAGTCCCGTCACTTCCCGTATAAGGAGTGGCAGTAACAGTATTAATTCCAACCGGGAATTTTACGGGGTGAAATTTTCTTCCCCAAAAATAATCTCCGTTTAATGCATAAGGAGCAGCATTTTCAATTTTAAAACCTTCGCTATCGTTAAAGTCAAAAACCACACTACCAACATTAGTAGAATCAGTGCTCGCTACAATACTAAAGGCATTAAAGCGATAGTCGTCCAAATCAATCCTGTCTGCATCGTTCAAAGCACCTACTTCTTTATTAGAAAATGCATCAATAAGAGTAAAACCAGTTATTTGAGGAGCTTTGAGTACTTCCAGGCTAACAGGAATTATTTCCTGCGGATTAGCAGGGTCATTACTGCTTATAATAATATCTCCCGTGTATATTTCTTCTTCTTCAAGGGCTTCGGTAGAAAACGTAACAGGTACCTCAACAGTTTCACCCGGTTCTGCAGTTCCTGTAACCGGAGGGGTAAAAGTAATTGCCAGTCCATCTGTTAAGTATTCGGTATTAAATATCACTTGTAATCCTGACAACCCTAATGGCCCTTCAATACCCACAGTACTACTGGTTCTTATGGTAGAATCTACATTTTTATATTGCATCTTAATGGATCCGTCAGGAAAAAGAATTATCTGGAAGCTAACAGGATCCGGTATTGGAATAAATGGAGGAAGACCCCACCCGGGAACATTTTCGTATTGAATTATAAAATATTCATCCGTTCCATAGTAAAATACTCCATCGCCATTTTGTGGCTCCAAATCATCCCACATACCCGCAATAAATAAATTTGGATTTGCTTCGTCAGGAATTTGTTCGTTAACAAAATCTGTTCCTGTAATGGTTGCAAAAGTTACATATCCGTTAGCAGAAATAGTGATACTATCCTGAACCTCTCCAAAGAAATTAAAATCAAAAGATAGAGGGATAGATTCATTACCATCGCCTCCCACGTTGGCAGTCTGTCCCATTGAAGTAATATCGATATAATCATAAGCCGGCCCTCCGCTGTTATTGTCTACCCATGTGTAACCAAAAGTCCCCGGACCACCACTGGCATTCATAAACTGAGGCCCAATCCTGGTATCGGGAGATTCTTTATGTTCTATTTTAGCATATTCTATTTTCGGATATTGTAAAGGTGTTTTATTCTTTTCTCCCGCTTTAGCAAAGAAAGGAGGACTTAATGAATAGTTTAAGGTAGAATTACCTGTATTACTTATGCTAACAGTCTCAGTAGCTGAGTCTCCTTTTACCAAAGATAAACTAACAGAATCCGGTGACACTTCAAGAACAGGTGGATCGATACCAACTCCGGAAAGGGGTATGTTGTATGTTTCGTTACCAAACGCATCATTGCTGGTTATTGAAATACTATCTTCTATTAACCCTACGGTTGTCGGACTAAATAGTACACTAATAATTTGTGTTGTTCCGGGTTCTAAGGAGAAGGCAGAAGTTGTATCCAGGCTAAAATCTGAATTTTCATTGCTGATTCCTGATATTTCTAAAGTTTTAGTCCCCAAATTTTCAATTAAAAATGTGGCTTCACTGCTTAACCCGATAAAAATCGGATCAAATGCCAATGAATCAGGAGTAATAGAAATTTCAGGATATCCGATGACCGTTAATTCAAACAAGGTAGTTGGCACATTTACCGGATCATTACTGGAAACGGCAAGCTCATCGTAATAAACTCCGTCAGTTAATGAAGTAGCATCTAGCGTAACAGTTAAACTTTTTGACTTTCCTGCAGCAACTACCCCTGATAAAGGAGAAACATTGCTTATAAGAGGGGTTAGCCCAAAAGCAGGTTTTACAAACCTGACTGCCAGTCCGTTTTTAAGGTAGGAAGTGTTAAAAGCTACCTGTGCACCATCAGTACCGTCAGCATTTTCAATCCCCACTGTTGCAGTATTTATAAATGGAGCGGTTTCAACATCCTCATAAAAGATGTCAATGTTTCCGTCTTCATATAAAACTATCTGGAAAGTTACTGTTTCAGTTTCTGAACCGAGAAAATCAGATGCCTGTGACCATTGCACAATAAAATGATTGCCGAAATCCTGGTAATATACTGCGCCATTAAAGTTTTGTGGTTCTAAATCTTCCCATAGACCAGCAATTATATTGTCAATACTGTCATCATTAGGAAGTTGGGTGTTTACCCATGTGGTGGTTGTAGTAGGAGCCTGGAATGCTATAAAACCATTGGCATTTACAAAAGCACTTGAGTATTGGTTTCCGTAAAATTCAAAGGGAAAAGAAATAGCCACTTCTGTGGTGCCGTCACCATTGATTAGACTGGTAATTTCAGTTCCTGTAGAGGAAATATCGTTAAAATTATATACAGGGCCTCCCGGTTCATCACTGTCAATCCATTTATAACCATATCCGTTATCAGTACCAACGCTATAAAGAACCGGAGAACCAATACGGGTATCGTTATATCCTTTTTCCTGATTCAGTTTAAAGTTTTCAAAAGTAATTCGCTCGGTATTATTTAATTTTACTTCCGGATTTGCCAAAGCGGCTGCAACAGCAAGATCAGGGAAGGAAAAAATTAATGGTGAATTACCTTCGTTTATCAGGGTTATTTGAGAATCTATAGTAGTTCCGGCATCAGTAGTTTCAGAAACCTCCGTTGGGTCTAAAACTGCCACAGGCGGATCGACTCCTACACCGTTTACAATAATTTCGATCAGATTATTGTTGGATGCATCACTTTCAATGGTAATAATTCCGTTAATACTTCCCAGTTGAGAGGGAGTAAAAGTTATTTCCAACTCTAAACTTTCTCCTGCTTCTATCACGGCCGATGAAGTATCAACAGTAAAATCAGGATTATCAGAAGTTATACCGGATATGCTGAGCTGAGCCAAACCATTATTACTGATAGTTACCGATAATTCTTTACTGCCACCCAAAAAGACATTGTTAAATAACAGGAATTCTTCAGAGACTTCTATTTCGGAAACCTGGCCTGAAACTTCAAAAGTGGTAGCTACGGCAGTAGTTGGATTTGCAGGGTCATTGCTGGATATAATAATATCGGTTTCATAAGTGCCATTGGCCAGTTCCTCACCGTTAAAAGTAGCAGAAACATTTATGCTCTCCCCCGGATTTACAGTACCGGAGGAAGGTTCCAGGGTAATATAATTACCTGAGCCCCCACTCAAGGCTCTTACAAAAAATACAAAACCGGAAGGATTGTATGTGCTACCCCCATCACTACTAAAAAAATAAGTGTCCGGGCGTTGTGTGGCATTACTATCAACTCCTTGTGGGAAAGCAATACCGTCAGGATATTTATGAACTACCCAGAATGATTCTCCTGCCGAAAAACTTAAAGCTTCATTAAGTGTTTCAACTGCCACTACACCTTCTTCGCTGGCCAGGGTAGATGTTTGCGAAAGAAGTAATTCTCCGTCATTAGGGGTACTACCTCCTTTATAAATTTCCAGAATTATAACCGGGCTGGTTACGGCTTCAGTTCTGTATCCGTTTCTTACAGCAGTAAGTGTAAAATCCGATTCCACATCAAAGTTTAATGCACTTGTGTAAGGAGCTGTTTGTACTCCTGAGAAATCATCAGGAAAAAGTATTCCGCTATCGTAATAAATAGAATCACTGAATGTTACCGATTCATTTTGATAATAATCAATCTTTGTTTTGAGTTTATCTTTACTTAACCCTGCCGGTTTATCTTTTAAAATATTTATGTTTCCCGCACCATAATTAGCCATATCCAGGGATTCTACCGGTATATCAGATACAGCCAGGTCAGGGGTAAAGCGGGTAGCACTAAAAGACGTATTAAACTCCAAGGGACTTTGTCCCGAATTGGTGATAGTAAAAGTTTCTGTTTTCACAGGAGGAATATCGGTTTGAACATTCACAGCAGCACTTAGGGAATCAGGAGATACTTCAATAGTTGGAGGTTGAACTACCGTTAATGATACGGGAACTTCCACCAGCGAATTTACAGGGTCGTTACTGTTTATGGATATTGTAGCTGAATAATCTCCGGGATCTAATGTCCGTGCATCAAATTTTACCTGTACTGTGGTTGATGATCCAAATGCCACATTCCCGGCACTGGGTGAAACTGACAAGAAGAAAGCATCCGGATCCCCATCCGTAATTTCAAGATTGTCAACATCCATGGTAGATCCTTCTACTTCCATAAAAGATAAAAAGACTACCTGTTCTATTTCAGGTGCAAATCCCTGCCCGGAATAAATCAATTCCCCGTCAAAATAAATGGTAAATGCAGAGTCATCTTTATCTACCACTATGCGTAAATCAAAATATCCTTCCGGTGTTGTTGCCTCTATTCTGTTAAATGAAGAGCCTGAAAGTACATCAATGGTGCCATCACCATTAAAACGAAGCCGGGTATTAACCGAACCGGCGCTGGGTGACTGAGGAATTACCTCCCATGTTACTCCTGTCCCCTGAATATTAACAGAAGCAGACATCACCATAAAGGGTTCATCGCCGGGGGCAACGGTTGGAGAAATAGCCAGAATATTTCCGGGTCTGGTGTCCCCGAGACCATCTGAAATACCCCTGAAATGTAATGTACCTTCCAAGGGATTTTCATCAGAGACAACCCAGTTATTTAAATATTGGCTTATCCATCCGGATTGCCCATCAATATCTCCAATTGAAAAATCTTCAAAATCAGTTGCATAGAGTGAAGTGATAATTTTGTTATAAGAATTGTTGTTACTTTTAACAAGGCTTTCCAGGCTACCAGATTCAAAAGAATGAGAATACTTCATATTGCTAAATCCCTGCGACATGATAGACTGGGTAGAAGTTTGTACTCTTTCTGTAAAACTAGGGGTAGAGTTGTCATTCACACTGATACTGAAAGATAAATTGTCATCTCCGGTGTTTGAAATAGTCAGATCTCTGGTTACAATCTGAAATTGTTCAACAGTTTCATTAAACATTTCAGGAGATACACTGATTATCGGTACTTCTGTGCCATCTATAACCCTTACTGTTACGGGGATGGAAAGTAAAGCGTCAGTATCTACCGGTTGTACAAAAATCGTATCCTGATAAATACCTTTTGTTAAACCGGCTGAATTTAAGGTTACATTAAAAGAATCAGATCCGGCCGAAGGAATTGTTAACTGTTCAGGAGAGATAGTTTCAATAGTAGATGAACCAGGACTGGCACTTATAGTTGCAGTTATTGAAGCATCAGATATATTGGAAACAGTGATGGTTTCAGTGATACTGTCACCCACAGATAATTCTTCGGTTAATGAGGTAGGAGAAGCCACCAAAGGAGGAGCTTCAGCATCGTTTATAAGCCATCCCATGTCTTTAAATAGTCCTCGGGTAATATCACCTATATCATGATTTGATTCTGCAGAACCTACCTGTGGAGTCATTAAGGAATTTGGATCACCTGCTGGAAAAGCAGCCTCATCCCAATGAGCTATACTTGATCCCCCCTGAAAAGTACTTGGAGCATAAAGTTCTGGTCTTTCACCTCCCAAAGCTGCTTTAGCAAAATCTCCATCCATAAATAAATCTCCGCTGGTAAAGGCATCTCCCAATTCTACTGAAGGATCAGGATATGTAAGTAAATATGTGCCATCACCATCTACTATAAAGAGGCCAAATACAGCAGGTAATCCATTTGACCGTAGAGATCCAATACCCCCGCTATAACTTCTTACGGTTGTAAAACCCAAACCATGAGCAGCCTCATGAAGGGCAACTGTAACAAAATCGTATAATCCGGAAGGGGTATTCCCATCAGTACCATAGTACCATGGAATACCATCACCAAGATTTACAATCAGGTCATATTCTTCATCAGGAAAGAGAACCTCCCCTGCTAAAGCATTTGCCAAAGCGGCAGGATACAATACATCCGGTTCAGGTGCCCCTGGAAAATTTACCACATTGTAGGCAGGGCCTGCTGAAGCTAAAACACCGGGTCCTAAACTTGCAAAATCAGCATAAATTTTAATAGGTACGGAGGATACAATTTGAGTGGACCAAATATCTAAAGCAAATTGAAAAGCTTCTTGTGCATCCGGGTTTGCCTGGGCCCCTGGCCCAAATGTAATTTCAAATTCAGCGGTTGCAGCATTTTGCAAGGTTCGCTGAAATTCTTTGCTGTTGATGTCAGGGATATTAACCCTGGTGTGCATGTCCTCAAGTTTTGCAGGACAAATAACCGGAACTGCAGGACGCTTTTCCGGGGTCTGGGCTGTAACTGAATGCTGAAAAAGGAAGGAAAA includes:
- a CDS encoding TonB-dependent receptor domain-containing protein encodes the protein MKIHQLFLLFVTFCSFSQAADSVNNINLNFKSVPIEEIFKSIEDQTPYKFAYQSDKIKSTIIPSINITNATINNVLNNIKLKTRLNFDIIKNTIAVYEPTFSRKQNYGSIKGRVYDADNPEIPLEGASVIVINNNIGVATTSEGLFQINNLPEGTYTLNISYLGYQTKQLQVNVIDNNIINLDIPLLMNTSELEEVTVSADLNVRYTPVENSTEESLVSTIKQSPIIVTGISHEQINQTFDIDAREVISRVPGISMLNNFVVVRGMSPRYNLTMLNGMVTPSTEMDTRAFSYNLLPSSVIDQILVYKSPSADLPGNFGGGVIKVKTKDAATARRLQIGFINQYRTDDSSLSEFYTYEGSDKDWYGGGVEDRELPDILMDPDYDLPDFSNYPDEVSIIGKQLPAVRTPKKEFNNLDFRGFLNYYDSWKIGSIRINNLTFASYEQQKQFTKRNLAYDAGRYSADQDGNIILLENIPSYRDSIYKETIRITALENLSFIFNKDHKVMMNSFFTRNATDNLINRQGNVDGTNLQRKLFSYRYNVRDLFQAQLSGTHSFGSHHLDWSVGLNRAYDNIPDLQRYEFGSDINDPNLWRPINTINEEFNSRISMDTDEEAEIYQLNYTKDFDTDIQFKVGGYLEERDREFFSRRYRIVPTGGTSFDIYDPAPWVNVIDTLYTKFEPDGSGVTLRAGATPGEYTFDDKIRAGYALVKIPLLNNKLQLNAGVRYEWNKRILRDAEGKTIDSVTVDVNVYEKTPNKIQDFILPSATISYNFSPKTTLKAAYGRTIDRPEFREQSTYFFLDFEAGQVFKGNPLLLNSEIDNYDLRLEHYPSPSEFIAIGGFYKKLKKAIEPYDNSGAGLEFPIVTFYNTKEADAYGVEAEVRKDLHFIGPYLQNFSVILNGAWVKSQAKASIDSEKRPLRGTSPYIINAGLYYGKANDNTKFSVVYNVTGNRLLIAKNVYLGGLYERPRHVIDLTFSQRLTDYLQIKGGVQDLLNAPYRFFRDENENEKYDPGLENAKQQDIETNYRGDYTEVEYKTGSYFSFGFYLDF
- a CDS encoding FecR family protein, with the protein product MSNQHQNYQPFDEDHFQKLWELADEEKIPADIVNTSWEKLAHRIKTKRVKTNSIRKFYKIAIVVTLAIFTSFIIHRSYTNTPQLLDNKNTGRLPKNILLPDGSRVTISPGSSLKYPQEFKGKYRLVHLKGKAFFEVEKNKQKPFIVKAGKTTTKVLGTSFNIKTDTITNHASISLFTGAVEITANNQNWKMLPGEEFLWEKGDSSPRIVKFDERLVACWKMETFDFNDEPLLRVFKILEARYDTTILVKNVKKLENQHITLSINSNNTLHEILEIISVTNNITFIEKKSEKGNLIFIK
- a CDS encoding RNA polymerase sigma factor, whose translation is MDPIQLTIKKLKDGDIKVLEKVYKKYYSRVYYFAKKFNINSHLLTDDLVQQTFLKIWENRDQLKEDILFEKQLYTISKNIILNHLKREKYYQDLQENKYSEIHDKAISENYIEENLIQQETEDTRIQFIYTKIKELPAKRREVFELYKLKGLSYEEISVILKISKSTIANHLQLATSFLKKEYDKQTH